In one Flammeovirga yaeyamensis genomic region, the following are encoded:
- a CDS encoding glycoside hydrolase family 2 TIM barrel-domain containing protein translates to MNKLTKTLLTAVWGGMSVFSHAQEIPNWENPDVIRVNTEPTRSTFVHYQGDNTTQDQEQLANYIYLNGQWKFNWVPKPADRPADFYKTDFDVSQWKDIDVPSDWQMRGYGYPIYTNIIYPFPMDAPHIPHDNNPVGSYKRTFTVDDNWEDQQVFLHFAGVSSAFYVWVNGQQVGYAQGSKTAIEFDVTEYLKLGKNDIAVEVYRWCDGSYLEDQDFWRLSGIERDVYLYATPKTFIRDIKITSTLDTDTYTNGLLSYTIDVDNKSTKKAKGMSVEVTLKVKDQQTVYAQTHTVALEKEELNKVSTENIDLKKVLPWSAETPNLYTMHIALKDKKGNVIDASKQSIGFKTTEVKNGQFLVNGQPVLIKGVNRHEHDPVNGHVVTKETMKQDIIDFKKYNINAVRTSHYPNDPYFYDLCDEYGIYVCDEANIESHGYGYKKSETLANSEMYKEQHLDRVRRMVKRDFNHPSVIYWSLGNEAGNGSNFKAAYDWIHEYDGSRLVHYERSEAIDKIRTTDILSYMYMPMKDANKKVIAKQNKLPLEEQRPFIWCEYSHAMGNSNGNFLDHWEWVRKNRIAQGGFIWDWQDQGLIGKDKDGTIYYQYGGDFEPEGVYNDNNFCANGVIGSDRTPHPAIEEIRHIYQNVHITQVEGNTFAIFNEQFFNDLSRLSISWSLLENGVKIKEGVLSNYNVAPQQTKNVAVDFDYNFDASKEYFVNFYVKNNGQEALLDQGFVMASNQVLMQSPQKIAQEVAGEKVEVENQKEGVTILSANGYTYTFDRREIGLASIVYQEKELLDERAKMNFWRAPTDNDFGAWNVDNRKEDAKYFEWRDLGSKGEITDVKVEKGESVTITYVMNYPTIEATNTVVYTVTKDGSLSVNANFSPQAPDKLTFMPRYGITLAIGKEYANVMYYGRGPEENYQDRNNGSFVGLYKTTVDAMLVDYIRPQENGYRTDVRFVQWTNQEGKGLKIDATSTIGFSSLRNPISDFDPGNDKAQRHTIDIKPTNSIYICIDDKQMGVGGTNSWSKKGLALPKYRLNPAKCSLSFTLSAIEKTPQ, encoded by the coding sequence ATGAACAAATTAACAAAAACGTTATTAACCGCTGTATGGGGAGGAATGAGTGTATTCTCTCATGCACAAGAAATACCTAATTGGGAGAACCCCGATGTGATTCGTGTAAACACCGAACCGACAAGATCTACTTTTGTCCATTATCAAGGAGACAATACGACACAAGATCAAGAACAACTAGCCAATTATATTTATCTTAATGGGCAGTGGAAATTCAATTGGGTACCTAAACCTGCGGATAGACCTGCTGACTTTTATAAAACTGATTTTGATGTATCACAATGGAAAGACATTGATGTTCCATCGGATTGGCAAATGAGAGGTTATGGTTACCCTATTTATACCAATATCATTTATCCATTCCCTATGGATGCCCCTCATATTCCACATGATAATAATCCTGTTGGTAGCTACAAACGCACTTTTACAGTGGATGATAATTGGGAGGATCAGCAAGTATTTTTACATTTTGCAGGTGTTAGTTCGGCATTTTATGTTTGGGTGAATGGTCAACAAGTTGGCTATGCTCAAGGTAGTAAAACGGCCATAGAGTTTGATGTAACTGAGTATTTGAAATTAGGAAAAAATGATATTGCTGTAGAAGTATATCGTTGGTGTGACGGATCTTATTTAGAAGATCAAGATTTTTGGAGATTGAGTGGAATAGAGCGTGATGTATATCTATATGCAACCCCTAAAACATTTATTAGAGACATAAAAATAACTTCTACCTTAGATACAGATACCTACACAAATGGCTTATTATCTTATACGATTGATGTAGATAATAAATCAACGAAGAAAGCTAAAGGAATGTCTGTTGAGGTAACTTTAAAAGTAAAAGATCAACAAACTGTATATGCTCAAACACATACTGTAGCATTAGAAAAAGAGGAATTAAATAAGGTTTCTACAGAAAACATCGATCTTAAGAAGGTTTTACCTTGGTCTGCAGAAACACCTAATCTTTATACAATGCATATCGCATTAAAAGATAAGAAAGGGAATGTAATTGATGCTTCCAAACAAAGTATTGGCTTTAAAACTACTGAGGTAAAAAATGGACAATTCTTGGTAAATGGTCAGCCTGTATTAATCAAAGGGGTGAACAGACACGAGCATGATCCTGTAAATGGACATGTAGTGACTAAGGAAACGATGAAGCAAGATATCATTGACTTCAAAAAATACAACATTAATGCAGTTCGTACATCACATTACCCTAACGATCCATATTTCTATGATTTATGTGATGAGTACGGTATTTATGTTTGTGATGAGGCAAACATTGAATCGCATGGTTATGGTTATAAAAAATCGGAAACATTGGCCAATAGCGAGATGTACAAAGAACAGCATTTGGACCGTGTTAGAAGAATGGTGAAAAGAGATTTCAACCATCCATCTGTGATTTACTGGTCGCTTGGAAACGAAGCAGGTAACGGTTCTAACTTCAAAGCAGCTTACGATTGGATTCACGAGTATGATGGATCTAGATTAGTACATTACGAACGTTCTGAAGCGATTGATAAGATCCGTACTACAGATATTCTTTCTTATATGTATATGCCAATGAAGGATGCAAATAAGAAGGTTATTGCCAAGCAGAATAAATTACCTCTCGAAGAACAACGTCCATTTATTTGGTGTGAGTATAGTCATGCAATGGGTAATTCCAATGGTAACTTCTTAGATCATTGGGAGTGGGTTCGTAAGAATAGAATCGCTCAAGGTGGTTTCATTTGGGATTGGCAAGATCAAGGTTTAATTGGGAAAGATAAAGATGGAACAATCTATTATCAGTATGGTGGAGATTTCGAGCCAGAAGGAGTGTATAACGATAATAACTTCTGTGCAAATGGAGTTATTGGTTCAGATAGAACACCTCATCCGGCAATTGAAGAAATCAGACACATTTATCAAAATGTACATATAACTCAAGTTGAAGGGAATACATTTGCCATTTTCAACGAACAATTTTTCAATGATTTATCACGATTATCTATCTCATGGTCTTTATTAGAAAATGGAGTTAAGATAAAAGAAGGTGTGCTATCAAATTATAATGTAGCTCCACAGCAAACAAAAAATGTAGCTGTAGATTTTGATTATAACTTTGATGCATCAAAAGAATATTTTGTCAATTTCTATGTAAAAAATAACGGACAAGAAGCCTTATTAGATCAAGGTTTTGTGATGGCTTCGAACCAAGTGTTAATGCAGTCACCACAAAAGATTGCTCAAGAAGTAGCAGGCGAAAAAGTAGAAGTTGAGAATCAAAAAGAGGGGGTGACTATCCTATCAGCCAATGGTTATACATATACATTTGATCGTAGAGAAATTGGTTTAGCCTCTATTGTTTATCAAGAAAAAGAATTATTGGATGAACGTGCGAAGATGAACTTCTGGAGAGCACCTACGGATAATGATTTTGGTGCTTGGAATGTGGATAATAGAAAAGAGGATGCTAAATATTTTGAGTGGAGAGATTTAGGCAGTAAAGGAGAAATTACGGATGTAAAAGTAGAAAAAGGAGAATCAGTTACGATCACTTATGTGATGAACTACCCAACAATAGAAGCTACAAACACTGTCGTTTATACAGTAACAAAAGATGGTTCATTATCAGTAAATGCTAATTTTTCACCTCAAGCTCCTGACAAATTAACGTTTATGCCTCGTTACGGAATCACTTTAGCGATTGGTAAGGAGTATGCAAATGTCATGTATTATGGCAGAGGTCCAGAAGAGAATTATCAAGATAGAAATAACGGTTCTTTTGTAGGTCTTTACAAAACTACGGTAGATGCTATGTTGGTAGATTATATTCGTCCTCAAGAGAATGGATATAGAACAGATGTTCGTTTCGTACAATGGACAAATCAAGAAGGCAAAGGATTAAAAATTGATGCGACTTCAACAATTGGATTTTCATCACTAAGAAACCCAATTTCAGATTTTGATCCGGGTAACGATAAAGCACAAAGACATACCATAGATATCAAACCAACCAATTCAATTTATATCTGTATTGATGATAAACAAATGGGTGTGGGTGGTACAAATAGCTGGTCGAAAAAAGGATTGGCATTACCAAAGTACAGACTAAATCCTGCAAAATGTAGTCTTTCGTTTACATTATCAGCAATAGAGAAAACGCCTCAATAA
- a CDS encoding sialate O-acetylesterase, with protein MKKILNTFLFILIALNAFGQLKFAEVFQDNMVLQANKEIQIWGEGKPSSEFKISLDKKEVDVQVGKDGKWTVSFPKMKYGGPYELKAEGNETITYKNVMVGEVWFCAGQSNMRWFVRDANNPREEIKNSSNYTNIRFLAMPLSGSDTPKTEVKAKWEVCSSSTIKDKTAVGYFFGKELSDNLKGVAIGLIDISYGGASISTFMDAETIKNSPELEGIERRNKNFLAHYHKQKKKWDENPEGKAPYYPENCLGSYCFNDMIHPLIPYSAQGMIWYQGETNAGEPKPYITWFGEFVEMMRKHFKNENMPTYFVQLAGFKGVKGREMQNESWAKFRLAQAECLQFENTGMATAMDVGEAYDIHPRNKQEVGRRLSLLALRDTYKKKVIAEGPTVKSYKVDNNKLIITFDNVAKQLTTSDGKEEVIGFTVRNDEGKLDPISAKIIGKNKIEVEFNGNNLIMYAYDVFPECNLYNSANLPATPFNLNTDQMLN; from the coding sequence ATGAAGAAAATACTAAACACTTTTTTATTTATTTTAATTGCCCTGAATGCATTTGGCCAATTAAAATTCGCAGAAGTATTCCAGGATAATATGGTACTTCAGGCAAACAAAGAAATTCAAATTTGGGGAGAAGGCAAACCATCATCAGAGTTTAAAATATCATTAGATAAAAAGGAAGTTGATGTGCAAGTTGGCAAAGATGGAAAATGGACTGTGAGTTTTCCTAAAATGAAATATGGCGGACCTTATGAATTAAAAGCAGAAGGAAATGAAACTATCACTTACAAGAATGTAATGGTAGGAGAAGTTTGGTTTTGTGCAGGACAATCTAATATGAGATGGTTTGTAAGAGATGCCAATAACCCAAGGGAGGAGATAAAAAATTCATCGAATTACACCAATATTCGTTTCCTTGCGATGCCGTTGTCAGGTTCTGATACTCCAAAAACTGAGGTAAAGGCAAAGTGGGAAGTATGTTCCTCAAGCACAATTAAAGACAAAACAGCTGTAGGGTATTTCTTTGGTAAAGAGTTATCCGACAACTTAAAAGGAGTAGCGATTGGTTTAATTGATATTTCTTATGGAGGCGCAAGCATCAGTACATTTATGGATGCAGAAACCATAAAAAATTCTCCAGAACTAGAAGGTATTGAAAGAAGAAATAAAAACTTCTTAGCACATTATCATAAGCAAAAGAAAAAATGGGATGAGAACCCTGAAGGTAAAGCACCTTATTATCCTGAAAACTGTTTGGGATCTTATTGTTTCAACGATATGATTCATCCATTAATTCCATATTCAGCACAAGGCATGATTTGGTATCAAGGGGAAACAAATGCAGGAGAGCCTAAACCTTATATCACTTGGTTTGGTGAATTTGTGGAGATGATGAGAAAGCATTTTAAAAATGAAAATATGCCTACTTATTTTGTTCAACTTGCAGGATTTAAAGGGGTGAAAGGAAGAGAAATGCAAAATGAGTCATGGGCAAAATTTCGACTTGCACAAGCGGAGTGTTTACAATTTGAAAATACAGGAATGGCCACGGCTATGGATGTAGGAGAAGCATACGATATTCATCCAAGAAATAAACAAGAGGTAGGAAGAAGACTATCTTTATTGGCTTTAAGAGATACTTATAAAAAGAAAGTAATTGCGGAAGGACCAACAGTAAAATCATATAAAGTAGATAACAATAAATTGATTATCACTTTTGATAACGTGGCTAAGCAATTAACTACTTCTGATGGAAAAGAGGAAGTGATAGGCTTTACAGTAAGAAATGACGAAGGAAAACTAGATCCTATATCAGCAAAGATTATTGGCAAGAATAAAATAGAAGTAGAGTTCAATGGAAATAATTTGATCATGTACGCTTATGACGTATTTCCTGAATGTAATTTATATAATTCTGCCAATTTACCGGCAACACCTTTTAACCTAAATACCGACCAAATGCTAAATTAG
- a CDS encoding purine-cytosine permease family protein, whose translation MSDSNQYTNSKVTSNDFMSGWAIALIIAGTGVSLPILYLGAEITLKAGFETALCAFGISTVVLSVLCILTTLIGNRSRLSTYMILSFPFGKQGVKLINLMIGICLLGWFAVALELLSEAINDTLLSTLNFDVPFWLISIIGSIIITSSTMYGIKSLEKLSNIFVPILLLFLIFVVYLTFDDQVSWDGIINYVPTSITLSTFEATSILIGSSILLPVLMADFSRFVFNDRHSLISILGVTIGFPLVLIISAVLAVNTGEIDIMKMMEKMDLIIPAFLLLFITTWVTNATNLYSVVLTFSTLSSKSNFKYLCIISSILGTLLAIGRFSEHLFDFLSLLGVFTPSVSAIYIIDFFILRKQVYHLEERKNFGIPALLSWLLSSIISLFTYYEQITITSFYFVDSLLIAGLMYFLLSKVEMKRSIRKKSFDSKVV comes from the coding sequence ATGAGTGATAGTAATCAGTACACCAACTCAAAGGTTACATCAAATGATTTTATGAGTGGATGGGCCATTGCCTTAATCATCGCAGGGACAGGAGTGAGTTTACCTATTCTTTACTTAGGTGCTGAAATCACTTTAAAAGCAGGTTTTGAAACGGCCCTTTGTGCGTTCGGTATTTCGACTGTTGTATTATCAGTTTTATGTATTCTAACTACATTAATTGGTAACCGAAGTCGATTATCCACTTATATGATATTGAGTTTCCCTTTTGGTAAGCAAGGAGTGAAACTGATCAACTTAATGATCGGTATCTGTTTGTTGGGTTGGTTTGCGGTGGCATTAGAACTTTTATCAGAAGCTATTAACGATACATTACTATCCACCTTAAATTTTGATGTTCCTTTTTGGTTGATCAGTATAATTGGTAGTATAATAATTACATCAAGCACGATGTACGGCATTAAAAGCTTGGAAAAGCTTTCAAATATTTTTGTGCCAATACTACTATTGTTCCTCATTTTTGTGGTCTATCTCACTTTTGATGATCAAGTAAGTTGGGATGGAATTATTAATTATGTACCAACATCAATTACTCTTTCTACTTTTGAGGCCACCTCTATTCTAATAGGGTCATCCATATTATTGCCAGTATTGATGGCTGATTTTTCAAGGTTTGTATTTAATGATCGTCACAGTTTGATATCCATTTTGGGAGTGACTATTGGTTTCCCTTTAGTGTTAATCATAAGTGCTGTCCTTGCTGTAAACACCGGAGAAATTGATATCATGAAAATGATGGAGAAGATGGATTTAATTATACCTGCTTTTTTATTGTTGTTTATCACTACTTGGGTAACGAATGCCACGAACCTATATTCTGTAGTATTGACATTCTCTACTTTGTCATCAAAATCGAATTTCAAATACCTATGTATTATTAGTAGCATTCTAGGGACATTATTGGCCATAGGTCGTTTCTCCGAGCATTTATTCGATTTTCTATCATTATTAGGAGTATTCACCCCATCAGTGTCGGCCATTTATATCATCGACTTTTTTATTCTCAGGAAACAAGTCTATCATTTAGAAGAAAGAAAGAATTTTGGAATACCAGCTTTATTGTCTTGGTTGTTGAGTAGTATCATATCACTTTTTACTTATTACGAACAAATAACGATTACTTCTTTTTATTTTGTAGACTCTTTACTAATTGCAGGGTTGATGTATTTCTTATTATCAAAGGTTGAAATGAAACGTTCAATCCGCAAGAAATCATTTGATTCAAAAGTTGTATAG
- a CDS encoding M29 family metallopeptidase, with translation MENTYKEFCRILIHDMFKVQSGETIAFTADSGSDFTLIKYLTQEVEKCEAKPLTLIVPKAKYDGQDGMAYWPHETLTPALCQVDVWIDLQSIVMLYSDIWETAMAKNKKLRYLIIGDTPIESLVRTFAHFDIPTLKKLLMRVLEMAKKSKRVHIKSANGTDVYYDIDLNYTFDIDDGDYSQPIFGTAPGYVNIVPKLESMNGRIVFDTLMNADLTGDNHVEFIVEGGKIVKILGNTEAEKFIKFLASFDDENMYKISHNMIGLNPGVKELSGDIVEDERVWGGVDFGFGYTSPMDMPPFGQQAVSHFDGVVEKVTLSFDDKEILTKGEISLEELLPFVEQLERKDRETHE, from the coding sequence TTGGAAAATACTTATAAGGAATTTTGTCGTATCCTGATTCATGATATGTTCAAAGTTCAATCAGGAGAAACCATTGCATTTACTGCAGATTCAGGCTCAGATTTTACACTAATTAAATACCTTACCCAAGAAGTGGAGAAATGTGAAGCCAAACCGCTTACCCTCATCGTACCAAAAGCAAAATACGATGGTCAGGATGGTATGGCCTATTGGCCTCACGAAACATTGACTCCAGCACTTTGCCAAGTGGATGTGTGGATCGACCTTCAATCCATCGTAATGCTCTATTCTGATATTTGGGAGACTGCAATGGCAAAAAATAAAAAGCTCAGATATTTAATAATAGGGGATACCCCCATCGAATCATTGGTGAGAACCTTTGCTCATTTTGATATTCCAACCCTCAAAAAATTATTGATGCGTGTGTTGGAAATGGCGAAAAAATCAAAAAGAGTACATATCAAAAGTGCCAACGGTACGGATGTTTATTACGACATCGATCTAAATTATACATTTGATATTGATGATGGAGACTACTCTCAACCAATTTTTGGTACAGCCCCAGGCTATGTGAATATTGTTCCTAAACTAGAGAGTATGAATGGAAGAATCGTTTTTGATACTTTGATGAATGCAGACCTTACAGGTGATAATCATGTTGAGTTTATAGTTGAGGGTGGTAAAATCGTTAAAATTCTAGGGAATACAGAAGCAGAAAAGTTTATTAAGTTTTTAGCATCATTTGATGATGAAAACATGTATAAGATCTCCCATAACATGATTGGCCTTAATCCAGGAGTGAAGGAATTATCGGGAGACATAGTCGAAGACGAAAGAGTGTGGGGAGGAGTTGATTTTGGCTTTGGTTATACCAGCCCTATGGATATGCCTCCTTTTGGTCAGCAAGCCGTATCTCATTTTGATGGGGTTGTAGAGAAAGTAACCTTGTCATTCGACGATAAGGAGATCTTAACGAAAGGTGAGATTTCATTGGAAGAGTTATTACCTTTCGTGGAGCAATTAGAAAGAAAAGACAGAGAAACGCATGAGTGA
- a CDS encoding TonB-dependent receptor: MLRKLFIHLILLFFSSVSIVLGQNKIISGKITSSDQQGLIGATVLQKGTINGTVTDFNGNFEMEIPEQSTIVISYTGYITVEFDVGNKTKFSIVLEEDAQQLEEVNVVGFMGVVGKSRRRTESIQNIPESVQALNFEGIKNAGITDLSSFATLVPNMKFNTSQAVGNNFISVRGIPQLRGGDAPVAFVIDGVTVADPSLLNQELYDLALVEVVKGPQGALYGKNAIGGAINIYTQEPTNTMSNKVKVGYANGNAKTGQFVSSGAIVKDKLYYRFSTQYRDSDGLLKNDYLNEFVDFRKDINLRGQLKADLTDRLSVSVAYQHFNLEGGATYYSVNPEGYEFEGNLEPGGVLDPNPKEGNNTIVSDVLGISSMINHNGNLKVNYRTNHFNIQSVTSFNQVDRKTYGDLDFLPYDDFTQNEVTSSTTFNQEIRFDNKNKSSKLDWSFGGFFQTVEEPFYQDGLVRDYDTWDQFNVVAADLTNFTQTLALFGFVDYKITNKLTASVGFRFDIDRFEQDDRLNDVKSDRTNNVFQPKASLAYQANKNILFFANYGKGYRTGGFNPAVTQLFDKDFKDELTDNYEIGFKTSAWKDRIIFNGSAFYTDFTNQQQFILDLTDFYGGIYNYDKSRVIGFELDTKFRLSKFLDLGFNYGLSDSQIIEGGMTGGENGDATDNSVYNGNKTPFVPINTFGVNLSSSIQISKELRFNGFINLDHTGKTYWHESNLKEHTSDAYKLLNARVSMTYKKFEFEVWGNNLTNQQYYQEFSPGQFVGSPDDVGWRGQPLSVGTALTVRF; the protein is encoded by the coding sequence ATGCTAAGGAAATTATTTATTCATCTTATACTTTTATTCTTTTCGTCCGTTTCCATTGTTTTGGGACAGAATAAAATCATATCAGGAAAAATCACATCGTCGGATCAGCAAGGATTAATTGGTGCAACAGTTCTTCAAAAAGGGACAATCAATGGTACCGTGACCGATTTTAATGGAAACTTCGAAATGGAGATTCCAGAACAATCTACTATTGTTATATCTTATACGGGTTACATTACAGTAGAATTTGATGTAGGCAATAAGACAAAGTTTTCTATTGTTTTAGAAGAAGATGCTCAACAATTGGAAGAGGTGAATGTGGTTGGATTTATGGGTGTTGTTGGTAAATCGAGAAGAAGAACAGAATCCATTCAGAATATTCCAGAATCAGTTCAAGCCTTAAACTTTGAGGGTATTAAAAATGCAGGAATCACCGATCTTAGCTCTTTTGCTACTTTGGTGCCTAACATGAAATTTAATACTTCTCAAGCAGTAGGTAATAATTTTATATCAGTAAGAGGAATTCCCCAACTCAGAGGAGGCGATGCTCCAGTTGCATTTGTTATTGACGGTGTAACTGTGGCTGACCCAAGTTTATTAAATCAAGAGTTATACGATTTGGCTTTAGTGGAAGTGGTGAAAGGTCCACAAGGTGCTTTGTATGGTAAAAACGCTATTGGCGGCGCTATAAACATCTACACTCAGGAGCCTACGAACACGATGAGTAATAAAGTGAAAGTGGGGTATGCCAACGGAAATGCAAAAACAGGTCAATTCGTTTCTTCAGGGGCGATTGTCAAAGACAAGTTATATTATAGATTCTCCACTCAGTATAGAGATTCAGATGGATTACTTAAAAACGACTATCTGAATGAGTTTGTTGATTTCAGAAAAGACATCAACCTAAGAGGACAACTTAAAGCAGACTTAACGGATCGTTTGAGCGTATCCGTAGCTTATCAACATTTTAATTTAGAAGGAGGGGCGACCTACTATTCTGTTAATCCTGAAGGTTATGAGTTCGAAGGAAATCTAGAACCGGGTGGTGTTTTGGACCCTAATCCAAAGGAAGGAAATAACACAATTGTAAGTGATGTATTGGGTATATCGAGTATGATCAACCACAATGGTAATTTAAAGGTGAATTACCGTACAAATCACTTTAACATTCAAAGTGTGACATCATTTAACCAAGTTGATCGTAAAACATATGGCGATTTAGACTTCTTGCCTTATGATGATTTTACACAGAACGAAGTGACTTCATCAACTACTTTTAACCAGGAAATACGATTTGATAATAAGAATAAGTCATCAAAATTGGATTGGAGTTTTGGTGGATTTTTCCAAACTGTTGAGGAACCTTTCTACCAAGACGGTTTAGTGAGAGATTACGATACTTGGGATCAATTCAACGTAGTAGCTGCTGATCTTACTAATTTCACTCAAACTTTAGCATTATTTGGGTTTGTAGATTATAAAATCACCAATAAGTTAACCGCATCCGTAGGTTTTAGATTTGACATTGACCGATTTGAACAAGATGATCGTTTGAATGATGTGAAGTCAGATAGAACGAATAATGTTTTTCAACCGAAGGCTTCATTGGCGTATCAAGCAAATAAGAACATCTTATTCTTTGCTAACTATGGTAAGGGTTATAGAACAGGGGGATTTAATCCAGCAGTCACCCAATTATTTGATAAAGACTTTAAGGATGAGTTGACAGATAACTATGAGATCGGTTTCAAAACATCAGCCTGGAAGGATAGAATTATCTTTAACGGATCTGCTTTCTATACAGACTTTACCAATCAGCAACAGTTTATCTTAGATTTAACCGATTTCTACGGTGGTATCTATAACTATGACAAGAGTAGAGTGATTGGTTTTGAGTTAGACACGAAATTTAGATTAAGTAAGTTTTTAGATCTTGGATTTAATTATGGCTTATCAGATTCTCAAATTATCGAAGGAGGAATGACAGGTGGAGAAAACGGAGACGCTACTGATAATAGTGTTTATAACGGAAACAAAACGCCTTTCGTACCAATCAATACATTTGGGGTGAACTTATCCTCTTCTATTCAAATATCAAAAGAGCTTAGATTTAACGGATTTATCAACCTAGATCATACAGGTAAAACCTACTGGCACGAAAGTAATTTGAAAGAACATACATCAGATGCTTATAAATTATTAAATGCTAGAGTATCGATGACATACAAGAAATTCGAATTCGAAGTATGGGGAAATAACCTCACAAATCAACAATATTATCAAGAGTTTTCACCAGGTCAATTTGTAGGCAGTCCAGACGATGTAGGTTGGAGAGGTCAACCACTAAGCGTTGGCACAGCATTGACAGTAAGATTCTAA
- the sbcB gene encoding exodeoxyribonuclease I, which translates to MNPTSLFFYDYETFGRDPRQDKIAQFAGVRTDLDLNIIEEPIIKFCQPSLDFLPEPEACLITGITPQIANNNGIPEYQFMRIIKNELGRKGTCHVGYNNISFDDEFSRFGFYKNFIDPYSHEWADNNSRMDALEILRLTYALRPEGINWPTNDEGKQSFKLEHLSVANGIEHENAHDAMSDVYATIEVLKLVKQHQPRLFDFALKMRNKKVAKDEIEKAMNSGGYLLKISPYVPVENGHLSFVFPICQDAQNTNAFLGYDLRTSPTCLKDLDVAQLQEKMFKKKDDMEEGEERPGVVQCIVNKSHIYCDLRTLSPKRAEELGIDLKTIEAHKNQLIELLSDSTIEKKLKEVFNREFAPITDVDGQLYDQFINNFDRSIANRLTTVDNPELINHQNFKFRDERLIELLYRYKGRNFYNQLPDNEKEVFKSFCRSKVISESNNTMGIDKYRDNLSELMGEYKDDPRALGILTALKQYTDQVEKKLN; encoded by the coding sequence ATGAATCCAACTTCATTATTCTTTTACGATTACGAGACGTTCGGCAGGGATCCGAGGCAAGATAAAATTGCTCAATTTGCTGGGGTAAGAACCGATCTAGATTTGAATATTATTGAAGAGCCAATTATCAAATTTTGTCAGCCTTCTTTAGACTTTCTACCTGAGCCTGAGGCATGTCTGATTACTGGGATTACCCCACAGATCGCCAATAATAATGGTATTCCCGAATATCAATTTATGCGCATCATTAAAAATGAGTTAGGAAGAAAAGGAACATGTCATGTGGGGTACAATAATATTAGCTTCGACGACGAGTTTTCTCGTTTTGGCTTTTACAAGAATTTCATAGATCCTTATTCTCATGAGTGGGCAGACAATAATTCAAGAATGGATGCACTGGAAATTCTTCGTCTTACCTACGCATTACGACCTGAAGGAATCAATTGGCCAACAAATGATGAAGGAAAGCAATCTTTTAAATTAGAACACTTATCAGTAGCTAACGGAATTGAACATGAAAACGCACACGATGCCATGTCTGATGTGTACGCTACTATAGAGGTACTTAAGTTGGTAAAACAGCATCAACCCCGATTATTTGATTTTGCTTTAAAGATGAGAAATAAAAAAGTGGCCAAAGATGAAATCGAAAAGGCGATGAATTCGGGAGGTTATCTTTTGAAAATTTCACCATATGTACCTGTGGAAAATGGTCACTTATCATTTGTCTTTCCAATTTGTCAGGATGCTCAAAACACGAATGCCTTCTTAGGATACGATTTGCGTACATCACCTACTTGCCTTAAAGATTTGGATGTTGCACAGCTTCAAGAAAAGATGTTCAAGAAAAAAGACGATATGGAAGAAGGGGAGGAGAGACCTGGTGTTGTACAGTGCATTGTTAATAAATCGCATATTTACTGTGATCTAAGAACGCTTTCTCCTAAAAGAGCGGAAGAATTGGGTATCGATTTAAAAACGATTGAAGCTCATAAAAATCAGTTGATCGAATTGTTATCAGATAGCACGATTGAAAAGAAATTAAAAGAAGTGTTTAATAGAGAGTTTGCTCCAATCACAGATGTCGATGGACAATTATACGATCAGTTTATCAATAATTTCGATCGATCAATTGCTAATCGATTAACTACAGTTGATAATCCTGAACTCATCAATCATCAGAATTTTAAGTTTAGAGACGAACGTCTTATTGAACTTTTGTATAGATATAAAGGTAGAAATTTCTATAATCAACTACCTGATAACGAAAAAGAAGTATTCAAGTCTTTTTGTAGATCTAAAGTGATTTCGGAAAGTAATAATACGATGGGTATAGATAAGTATAGAGATAACTTATCAGAATTAATGGGCGAATATAAAGACGATCCACGAGCTCTAGGTATTCTTACCGCTCTAAAGCAATACACTGACCAAGTAGAAAAAAAATTAAACTAA